The sequence below is a genomic window from Kitasatospora kifunensis.
GACTCCTCAACTCCGAGAGCCTGCATGCGGATGATGCCATGGCATTGCTCCAGCGCGCTGATTGTCTCCGGGGCCGTGTAGAGAGCCCCAGTCTCCTGGCCCTCCACGTAGGCATAGCGCTGATGCTCGGCGGTCTCAAGAACAACGAACGGCCCGTTGAGTGCGGCGTACGTACTACCGGCGGGCAGGATCTGGATCGAAACGTTCCTCAACTGACCGACAGTCAGCAGGTTTTGAAGCTGTCTCTGCATGGTCTCTCGGCCGCCCACCAAGGTACGCAGCGCAGCCTCGTAGATCACGAACCCGAAGAGCGCGGGTGGGTTGCGGGTGAGCTTCTTTTGCCGCTCCAATCGGGCCTGCACCCTCTCGTTGACGATCTCATCGCCGAGAGGTGGAGTGTGGTTCTCGATCAGCGCGCGGGCGTACTCCTCGGTCTGCAGCAGGCCTGGAATCAGCAGGGTTTCGAACCAGTTGATGACGACCGCCTCGTCCTCGGCGGTTGTGAACCTCTTCATGCGGTTCGGGAACCGCTCCGGCCGCAGGTACCCGGCTCCGGCTAGCAGCATCCCGCGTGCATCGCAGAGCCGCTCGGCCGCCTCAAGTACCTTCAGGGTCGGCCGCCTCCGCCCCTGCTCCATCGACTTCACAGTCTCGTAGTCGTAGTCGGCCTCCTCGGCCAGCTGCTCCCGCTTCACACCTGAGCGTTCGCGCCACAACTTGAGCTGGTTGCCGCAGTATTGCCAGGCCAGCGGTGGCTCAGGTGTTCCAGTCATCCGTGTGCCCCCAAAATTCTTTCGCGGGTACAGGGCGGGTACTTGGCCAGTTGGACCCGCAGTGTCACTTCCGAGGCTACGACCGCGCGCGGCACCGTAGGAGTCCAATCCCCGGATTGCACCCATTCGAGTGCCAGTTCGCCACGTCGCGTTTCGCAAGGACTCCGATGCCCGTGCCGCCCCTCTCCGCCGAGCACCACTTCCGTCGCACCGCCCAGAGCGTCTCCCGCTCCCGCAACCTCTTCCGGCAGCAGGCCACTTCGTGGTCCCTGGCCGAGGACACCGTTGACACCGCCGCCCTGCTTCTCTCCGAACTCATGACCAACGCCTGCCGCCACGCCCGCTTCCCCCGAGACCGCTACATCGCCGCCCGCTGGATCATCGACCCCGCCAGCAGCCTCCTACGCGTCGAGGTCTCCGACGCCGACCGTCGCCTCCCCTCCCCACGTCACACCAATCCTGATGACGAGTCAGGCCGGGGCCTTGAACTCCTGGCGGCCCTCGCCGCCGCCTGGGGCGCCCACCCGCGCCCGTGCGGCATCGGCAAGACGGTCTGGTTCGAGTTGAAGCTCCTGCCGTGAGCGCCTGAACGGGTGAGGTGCGAAGCGCGTTGCGCGGTCGCCGCGACGCCGCGAGCCGCACCCTGCTGGCCGCACCCGCCGCACCCGCCGCACCCGCCGCCGGCGCGCGTGCTGCCACGCTCAGCCCGTGCTCCCTGTCGTCCGGCATCTTCCAGCTCAGGAACCCATCAGACCGGCAACTGCCTGGAGCTCCAGG
It includes:
- a CDS encoding helix-turn-helix domain-containing protein, with protein sequence MTGTPEPPLAWQYCGNQLKLWRERSGVKREQLAEEADYDYETVKSMEQGRRRPTLKVLEAAERLCDARGMLLAGAGYLRPERFPNRMKRFTTAEDEAVVINWFETLLIPGLLQTEEYARALIENHTPPLGDEIVNERVQARLERQKKLTRNPPALFGFVIYEAALRTLVGGRETMQRQLQNLLTVGQLRNVSIQILPAGSTYAALNGPFVVLETAEHQRYAYVEGQETGALYTAPETISALEQCHGIIRMQALGVEESARFIQETMETL
- a CDS encoding ATP-binding protein; the protein is MPVPPLSAEHHFRRTAQSVSRSRNLFRQQATSWSLAEDTVDTAALLLSELMTNACRHARFPRDRYIAARWIIDPASSLLRVEVSDADRRLPSPRHTNPDDESGRGLELLAALAAAWGAHPRPCGIGKTVWFELKLLP